The Flavobacterium piscisymbiosum genome includes a region encoding these proteins:
- a CDS encoding TonB-dependent receptor — protein MKKIILALILGFSGILSAQNSVSGTVTNLENQPLANVSVYAPELHKGTTTDQNGKYEFKNLPNGSFRLTFTFVGFTTQSKSISKLLKENTIDITLTESVFEMDEVVVSTPFNKLQSQNVMKVEHESIKTLQQKGTSTLIEGLATIPGVSQISTGTSIGKPVIRGLSGNRVLVYSQGVRIENQQFGDEHGLGLNDAGIESVEVIKGPASLLYGSDALGGVLYFNPEKFADANTFKANFSQKYFTNTQGSNSSIGLKTSTDNWKFLIRGSFNTHSDYKIADGDRVTNTRYNETDFKTGIGYSNSSFSSVLRYNYNKLDLGMPDNGIGEQSTSKNTEFPRQGIFNHLLSLNNVIFFENSKLDVDLGYIANDRSEFEDSNEASLHMKLNTFNYNAKYHFPKLGKIETILGVQGMHQTNKNSGEEYLIPDATTNDFGVFGTANYEWDNSVLQAGLRFDNRNITSIAHGTEGEEGYFLPLDRSFDSFNASLGYKTKLAEPLTLRLNVATGFRAPNLAELTSNGVHEGTNRYEIGNAALKTEQNVQTDLNLEYKNTHFEFFINGFYNHVNNYIFTSPTGEVRDDNDVFAYVQDNAKLYGGEVGLHFHPHPLDWLHFETSFETVTGKKANNDYLPLIPANNWNNTLRTEFKINNWFEEGYASLNVSSTFAQKNVSGFETASDGYTLVNLGFGGTVKLGKHAFDVNLNGNNLFDKKYIAHLSRLKTDGIPNIGRNIVLGVNFNL, from the coding sequence ATGAAAAAAATAATATTAGCCCTTATTTTAGGGTTTTCGGGCATTCTTTCTGCTCAAAATTCGGTTTCAGGAACGGTAACCAATCTTGAAAACCAGCCATTGGCCAACGTTTCTGTATATGCGCCGGAATTGCACAAAGGAACCACGACGGATCAAAACGGGAAATATGAATTTAAGAATCTTCCAAACGGAAGTTTCCGACTTACTTTTACTTTTGTTGGATTCACCACTCAAAGTAAATCAATTTCTAAGTTATTAAAAGAAAACACTATCGACATAACGCTTACCGAATCTGTTTTTGAAATGGATGAAGTAGTGGTTTCTACACCTTTCAACAAATTGCAATCGCAAAACGTAATGAAAGTAGAGCATGAAAGCATCAAAACTTTGCAGCAAAAAGGAACTTCAACTTTAATAGAAGGTTTGGCAACAATTCCGGGAGTTTCGCAAATTTCTACGGGAACTTCTATCGGGAAACCGGTAATTCGCGGATTGAGCGGAAACCGTGTTTTGGTTTATTCCCAAGGTGTTCGTATCGAAAATCAGCAATTTGGAGACGAACATGGTTTAGGTTTAAACGATGCCGGAATCGAAAGTGTTGAAGTCATTAAAGGACCTGCTTCTTTATTATATGGTTCTGATGCACTTGGTGGAGTTTTATATTTTAATCCTGAAAAATTTGCCGATGCGAATACTTTCAAAGCCAATTTTAGTCAAAAATATTTCACGAATACACAAGGAAGCAATTCTTCTATTGGATTAAAAACATCTACTGATAACTGGAAATTTCTTATTCGCGGAAGTTTCAACACGCACTCTGATTACAAAATTGCCGATGGCGATCGCGTAACCAACACTCGTTACAACGAAACCGATTTTAAAACGGGAATTGGCTACAGTAACTCTAGTTTTTCAAGCGTTTTAAGATATAACTACAATAAACTTGATCTTGGAATGCCGGATAATGGAATTGGAGAACAATCTACAAGTAAAAATACAGAGTTCCCAAGACAAGGAATTTTCAATCATTTATTGAGTTTAAACAACGTTATCTTTTTTGAGAATTCGAAATTAGATGTTGATTTAGGCTATATCGCCAATGACCGAAGCGAATTTGAAGACAGCAACGAAGCTTCTCTTCACATGAAACTGAATACTTTTAACTATAATGCCAAGTATCATTTTCCTAAATTAGGTAAAATTGAAACGATTTTAGGAGTTCAGGGAATGCATCAAACAAATAAAAATTCAGGCGAAGAATACCTGATTCCTGATGCTACTACGAATGACTTTGGTGTTTTTGGAACTGCAAATTACGAATGGGACAATAGTGTTTTACAAGCCGGATTACGTTTTGACAACCGAAATATTACTTCAATAGCGCATGGAACTGAAGGTGAAGAAGGTTACTTTCTGCCTCTTGACCGATCTTTTGATAGCTTTAATGCTTCTTTGGGATATAAAACAAAACTGGCAGAACCATTGACACTTCGATTGAATGTAGCAACTGGATTTAGAGCTCCAAATTTAGCTGAGCTAACTTCAAACGGGGTTCACGAAGGAACAAACCGATACGAAATTGGAAATGCTGCTTTAAAAACAGAACAAAACGTTCAGACTGATTTGAATTTAGAGTACAAAAACACGCATTTTGAATTCTTCATCAACGGATTTTACAATCATGTAAACAATTATATCTTCACTTCGCCAACGGGAGAAGTTCGCGATGACAATGATGTTTTTGCTTATGTTCAGGACAATGCTAAATTATATGGTGGTGAAGTTGGTTTACACTTTCATCCTCATCCATTGGATTGGTTGCATTTTGAAACGAGTTTTGAAACCGTAACAGGTAAAAAAGCAAACAATGATTATTTGCCTTTGATTCCTGCTAACAACTGGAACAATACTTTAAGAACCGAATTTAAAATCAATAACTGGTTTGAAGAAGGTTATGCTTCATTAAACGTTTCATCAACTTTTGCCCAGAAAAATGTGAGTGGTTTTGAAACCGCTTCAGACGGATATACATTGGTAAATCTTGGTTTTGGAGGGACAGTAAAATTAGGCAAACACGCATTTGATGTGAACCTGAACGGAAACAACTTATTCGATAAAAAATATATTGCTCACCTTTCAAGATTAAAAACAGACGGGATTCCTAATATTGGAAGAAACATTGTATTGGGGGTAAACTTCAACTTATAA
- a CDS encoding porin family protein yields MKNSLKPKYDMRLLFSCLFLVSFFNSFAQDEKPEIKPIVKIDSLYREDQFYFSVTYNLLVQAPSGLKQDKFSAGLSAGFLRDMPINKTRTIAIAAGLGLSYQNFYQNLTISKSQDGAQIYGVNGYGEFVSNRYKQYSVDVPIEFRWRSSTYESYKFWRIYSGLKMSYVFSSKSILKDGEDTFKISNNKDVNEFQYGVYLSAGYNTWNVYCYYGLNSLFDKSVKTVSTGESIGMKAMNIGLIFYIL; encoded by the coding sequence TTGAAAAACTCTTTAAAACCAAAATACGATATGCGATTACTTTTTAGTTGTTTGTTTTTAGTATCGTTTTTCAATTCTTTTGCGCAAGATGAGAAGCCGGAGATAAAGCCTATCGTAAAAATCGATTCTTTATATCGTGAAGATCAGTTTTATTTTTCGGTTACTTATAATCTTTTGGTTCAGGCGCCGTCCGGTTTAAAACAGGATAAATTTTCAGCAGGACTTTCTGCGGGTTTTTTGCGTGATATGCCCATCAATAAAACAAGAACTATTGCAATTGCAGCAGGTTTAGGTTTGAGTTATCAGAATTTTTATCAAAACCTGACCATTTCAAAATCTCAGGATGGAGCGCAAATTTATGGTGTAAATGGCTATGGCGAATTTGTGTCGAATAGATACAAACAGTATTCAGTTGACGTGCCAATTGAGTTTAGATGGAGAAGCTCAACTTATGAAAGTTACAAGTTTTGGAGAATTTACAGCGGATTAAAAATGAGTTATGTCTTCTCTAGTAAATCGATTTTGAAAGACGGAGAGGATACTTTTAAAATCTCTAACAATAAAGATGTCAATGAGTTTCAATACGGAGTTTATCTTTCGGCAGGTTATAATACCTGGAATGTGTATTGTTATTACGGACTAAATAGTTTGTTTGATAAATCGGTAAAAACTGTTTCTACAGGCGAAAGTATCGGAATGAAAGCCATGAATATTGGTTTGATTTTCTATATTTTATAA
- a CDS encoding bifunctional UDP-N-acetylmuramoyl-tripeptide:D-alanyl-D-alanine ligase/alanine racemase — protein MSINLKSLIPVLDAEWIGSETDVFINHISIDSRSLQNGSETLFIALSGVNNDAHLYIEELIAQGVQNFVVQYIPENCAGKANFIVVKNSLKALQQLAGYYRNIFDFPIIGLTGSNGKTIVKEWLNFLLSPDFNIIRSPKSYNSQVGVPLSVLAINEKHNLGIFEAGISTVNEMVNLEKMIKPTIGVLTNIGSAHDEGFLNLVQKIDEKLILFKDCPLIIYQKNEIVDSCLSQFVAEYMMHPRTLFSWSFTDASADVFILKKENKSDSTHIKYQYKEEVFSLEIPFSDTASIENAISCLVVLLYLKYDSETIQNRFERLYPVHMRLEVKNGINNCSIIDDSYSSDFESLTIALDFLESQKKKNASKTIILSDIVQSGFSNEELYSKVGQLVADNKINRVIGIGTTISAFKSKFSNVVTFQNTAEFIGQIESLNFENETILVKGARSFQFEEIVSLLEEKTHETVLEINLNSIGYNLNYYKSKLANNVKLMVMVKAFGYGNGGLEIAKLLEHHKVDYLGVAFADEGISLKNGGIKLPIMVLNPESTSFPSIIQYNLEPEIYSVKGLKAFLKIAREKNLKDFPIHIKLDTGMHRLGFEENTLDELIQTLKGNSTVKVKSVLSHLATSDELQHYDFVISQINLFEKLSSRLISELNINPIRHILNTSGISNFPDAQYNMVRLGIGLYGVSNDPAEQKYLENVGTLKSIISQVRTIPSGDSVGYGRRFMAEKETKIATIPIGYADGISRLWGNQVGYVVIKNQKASIVGSVCMDMLMVDVSHIDCKEGDSVVIFGESPTVIEMAAALKTIPYEIMTSISQRVKRVFFR, from the coding sequence ATGAGCATAAACTTAAAAAGCCTTATCCCGGTTCTTGATGCCGAATGGATTGGCTCAGAAACTGATGTTTTTATTAATCATATTTCAATCGATAGCCGTTCTTTACAAAACGGATCTGAAACTTTGTTTATTGCCTTATCAGGTGTTAATAATGATGCTCATTTGTATATTGAGGAGTTGATTGCGCAGGGTGTTCAAAACTTTGTAGTGCAGTATATTCCAGAAAATTGTGCCGGAAAAGCCAATTTTATAGTTGTTAAAAACAGCTTGAAAGCGCTACAACAGTTAGCGGGTTATTATCGTAATATTTTCGATTTTCCCATTATCGGACTAACCGGAAGTAACGGTAAAACAATAGTAAAAGAATGGCTTAATTTCTTGTTAAGCCCTGATTTTAATATTATCAGAAGCCCTAAAAGTTATAATTCTCAGGTAGGAGTTCCCTTGTCTGTATTGGCGATTAATGAAAAACATAATTTAGGGATTTTCGAAGCCGGAATTTCTACGGTGAACGAAATGGTAAATCTGGAGAAAATGATCAAACCCACAATTGGCGTACTTACGAATATAGGAAGTGCACACGACGAGGGGTTTTTGAATTTAGTGCAAAAGATTGACGAAAAATTAATTTTATTCAAAGACTGTCCGTTAATAATTTATCAAAAAAACGAAATTGTAGATTCTTGTTTGTCGCAGTTTGTAGCCGAATATATGATGCATCCAAGAACTCTTTTTTCCTGGAGTTTTACAGATGCTTCTGCAGATGTTTTTATTCTGAAAAAAGAAAATAAAAGCGATTCAACACATATTAAATACCAATATAAAGAGGAAGTTTTTAGTTTAGAAATTCCTTTTAGTGATACAGCTTCTATAGAAAATGCCATTTCCTGTTTGGTAGTTTTATTGTATTTAAAATACGATTCAGAGACGATTCAAAATAGATTTGAGCGTTTGTATCCCGTGCATATGCGTCTGGAAGTTAAAAACGGAATCAATAATTGCAGCATAATTGATGATAGTTACAGTTCAGATTTTGAATCGCTTACAATTGCTTTGGATTTTTTAGAAAGTCAAAAGAAAAAGAACGCTTCAAAAACGATTATTCTGTCTGATATTGTTCAGAGCGGATTTTCTAACGAAGAATTATATTCGAAAGTAGGACAATTAGTTGCAGATAATAAAATTAATAGAGTAATAGGAATTGGAACCACAATTTCGGCTTTTAAGTCTAAATTTTCTAATGTTGTTACTTTTCAAAATACTGCTGAATTTATTGGTCAGATCGAAAGTTTGAATTTCGAAAATGAAACTATTTTAGTAAAAGGTGCCAGATCATTTCAGTTCGAAGAAATTGTGTCGCTGCTCGAAGAGAAAACGCATGAAACAGTTCTTGAAATCAATCTGAACTCTATTGGTTATAACCTGAATTATTACAAATCAAAATTAGCCAATAACGTAAAGTTGATGGTAATGGTAAAAGCGTTTGGCTATGGTAACGGAGGCTTGGAAATTGCCAAATTACTCGAACATCATAAAGTAGATTACTTAGGTGTGGCTTTCGCCGATGAAGGAATCTCACTTAAAAATGGCGGAATAAAACTGCCTATCATGGTATTGAATCCTGAATCGACCAGTTTTCCTTCGATTATTCAGTACAATCTTGAGCCTGAAATTTATAGTGTAAAAGGCTTGAAAGCTTTCCTGAAAATTGCCAGAGAAAAGAATTTAAAAGACTTCCCGATTCATATCAAATTAGATACAGGAATGCATCGTTTGGGTTTTGAAGAAAATACGCTCGACGAATTGATTCAGACTTTAAAAGGCAATTCGACCGTAAAAGTAAAAAGTGTTTTGTCGCATTTAGCCACAAGCGATGAATTGCAGCATTATGATTTTGTGATTTCTCAGATTAATTTATTCGAAAAACTGTCGTCGAGATTAATTTCAGAATTAAATATAAATCCTATTCGCCATATTCTAAACACATCCGGAATTAGCAATTTCCCTGATGCGCAATACAATATGGTACGTTTAGGAATTGGTTTGTACGGAGTTTCAAACGATCCGGCAGAACAAAAATATCTGGAAAACGTAGGTACATTAAAATCGATTATTTCTCAGGTTCGTACCATTCCTTCCGGAGACAGCGTAGGTTACGGACGTCGTTTTATGGCTGAGAAAGAAACTAAAATTGCGACAATACCAATAGGTTATGCTGATGGAATTTCTCGTTTATGGGGAAATCAGGTGGGTTATGTGGTTATTAAAAATCAAAAAGCCTCTATTGTAGGCAGCGTTTGTATGGATATGCTCATGGTAGATGTAAGTCATATTGATTGTAAAGAAGGCGATTCGGTTGTTATTTTCGGCGAAAGCCCAACAGTTATAGAGATGGCTGCAGCACTAAAAACCATTCCGTATGAAATTATGACAAGCATCTCGCAACGCGTAAAAAGAGTATTTTTTAGATAG
- the mscL gene encoding large conductance mechanosensitive channel protein MscL → MGMFSEFKEFAMKGNVVDLAVGVIIGAAFGKIVSSLIENVITPLILKPALDAAHLSTIEELTAFGGVKYGLFLSAVINFLIVAFVLFLIIKGINHAKKKEVPAPAAPAGPTQEELLIQIRDLLKNKQ, encoded by the coding sequence ATGGGGATGTTTTCAGAATTTAAGGAATTTGCAATGAAAGGCAACGTAGTCGATTTGGCTGTCGGTGTTATAATTGGAGCTGCTTTTGGTAAAATTGTGAGCTCATTAATTGAAAATGTAATTACGCCATTAATACTAAAACCGGCATTAGATGCAGCGCATTTATCTACTATAGAAGAGCTAACGGCTTTTGGAGGTGTAAAATACGGTTTATTTCTTTCGGCAGTAATTAACTTTCTAATTGTTGCTTTTGTTTTATTCTTAATTATAAAAGGAATAAACCATGCAAAAAAGAAAGAAGTTCCAGCACCGGCTGCACCAGCAGGACCAACTCAGGAAGAATTGCTTATTCAGATTAGAGATTTATTAAAAAATAAACAATAA
- a CDS encoding aspartate-semialdehyde dehydrogenase has protein sequence MRIAVVGATGMVGEIMLKVLAERNFPVTELIPVASEKSVGKEIEYKGQKYKVVGLQTAVDLKADIALFSAGGDTSLEWAPKFAAAGTTVIDNSSAWRMDPTKKLIVPEINADTLTSADKIIANPNCSTIQMVLTLAPLHRKYNIKRIIVSTYQSITGTGVKAVRQLENEYAGVQGEMAYKYPIHRNAIPHCDSFEENGYTKEEMKLVRETQKILGDNTIRVTATAVRVPVVGGHSEAVNVEFTNDFDVNEVREILHHTDGVVVQDNLDTFTYPMPLYAEGKNDVFVGRIRRDESQPNTLNMWIVADNLRKGAATNTIQIAEYLIQAGLV, from the coding sequence ATGAGAATAGCCGTTGTAGGTGCCACTGGTATGGTTGGCGAGATAATGCTTAAAGTTTTAGCAGAAAGAAATTTTCCTGTTACAGAATTAATTCCTGTGGCTTCTGAGAAGTCAGTAGGAAAAGAAATTGAATATAAAGGTCAAAAATATAAAGTTGTAGGATTACAAACCGCAGTTGATTTAAAAGCTGATATTGCTCTTTTTTCTGCCGGAGGAGATACTTCGTTAGAATGGGCGCCAAAATTTGCAGCAGCAGGAACAACAGTTATCGATAATTCATCAGCATGGAGAATGGATCCGACAAAAAAATTAATCGTTCCGGAAATCAATGCAGATACTTTAACAAGCGCAGATAAAATTATTGCAAATCCAAACTGTTCTACTATTCAGATGGTTTTGACTTTGGCTCCATTGCATAGAAAATACAACATCAAAAGAATCATTGTTTCTACTTACCAATCGATCACCGGAACTGGTGTAAAAGCGGTAAGACAGTTAGAAAATGAATATGCAGGAGTTCAGGGAGAAATGGCTTATAAATATCCAATTCATAGAAATGCAATTCCACATTGCGATAGTTTCGAGGAAAACGGATACACTAAAGAAGAAATGAAATTAGTTCGTGAGACTCAAAAAATCCTTGGCGATAACACGATCAGAGTTACAGCTACTGCAGTTCGTGTACCAGTTGTTGGCGGACATAGCGAAGCTGTAAACGTGGAGTTTACCAATGATTTTGATGTAAACGAAGTTCGCGAAATTTTACACCATACAGATGGAGTAGTGGTTCAGGATAATTTAGATACATTTACATACCCAATGCCATTGTATGCTGAAGGTAAAAATGATGTTTTTGTAGGTAGAATTCGTCGTGACGAAAGCCAGCCAAATACATTAAACATGTGGATCGTTGCTGATAACTTAAGAAAAGGTGCTGCAACAAACACCATTCAAATCGCTGAGTATTTAATTCAGGCAGGTTTGGTATAA
- a CDS encoding SMI1/KNR4 family protein, which translates to MENQRLSKVKNIMNELIEKLDKQLARLRPEYYQELKPSLSDLEIQNLEVQYKIQLPDDLKTLYKWKNGQNQNCYESFVNNSMFLSLEDILSTAAELTSMIGSDFEIENWWNENWMPVFHNGGGDYICFDCEGTFTGNAGQVIEYWHADEDRNVIAPNLIAFISQIVKYYETTNSQDFDEYFEIDNVDNYPLVFSVQ; encoded by the coding sequence ATGGAGAATCAGCGTTTAAGTAAAGTAAAGAATATTATGAATGAATTAATCGAAAAGTTAGACAAGCAATTAGCGAGATTACGACCAGAATATTATCAGGAACTTAAACCTTCTTTGAGCGATTTGGAAATTCAAAATTTAGAAGTACAATACAAAATCCAGCTTCCTGACGATTTAAAAACGCTTTACAAATGGAAAAATGGACAAAATCAAAACTGTTATGAATCTTTTGTGAATAACTCTATGTTTCTGTCTTTAGAAGATATACTGAGTACGGCAGCAGAGCTTACGTCAATGATAGGTTCTGATTTTGAAATTGAAAACTGGTGGAATGAAAATTGGATGCCTGTTTTTCATAATGGAGGAGGGGATTATATTTGTTTTGATTGCGAGGGTACTTTTACTGGAAATGCTGGGCAAGTAATCGAATATTGGCATGCTGACGAGGATAGAAATGTAATAGCTCCCAATTTAATAGCTTTTATATCGCAAATTGTAAAGTATTACGAAACAACTAATTCACAAGATTTTGATGAGTATTTTGAAATAGACAATGTAGATAATTATCCGCTGGTATTCAGTGTTCAATAA
- a CDS encoding immunity 22 family protein, which yields MRTEISHFWLGKFKSEDECFDFVGEDNTYYEEDDIEEKYISEFAKSQGEIFLDHDFMESGFENEAVSFEEKFSKYSYADQWIAEVKNRLHDQKQNLEDINTLVFISKDQIEKPVSVMNSKFDLLYIGEIEYNI from the coding sequence ATGAGAACAGAGATAAGTCATTTTTGGTTAGGAAAATTCAAATCGGAAGATGAATGTTTTGATTTTGTAGGTGAGGACAACACGTATTATGAAGAGGATGATATAGAAGAGAAGTACATTTCTGAATTTGCAAAATCACAAGGCGAAATTTTTTTAGATCATGATTTTATGGAAAGCGGATTTGAAAATGAGGCTGTTTCTTTCGAAGAAAAATTTTCAAAATATTCGTATGCTGATCAATGGATTGCTGAAGTAAAAAACAGATTGCATGATCAAAAGCAAAATCTGGAAGATATTAATACGCTCGTATTTATTTCGAAAGATCAAATTGAAAAGCCTGTTTCTGTAATGAACTCTAAATTTGATTTATTGTATATAGGAGAAATCGAATACAATATTTGA
- a CDS encoding SMI1/KNR4 family protein — protein sequence MDEKRILAIINRNKMNFDNYKIIPNYKTNKTDLFLAENEDILACEKTLNIVFDEDYKEYVLNYGSGILGGTYVRIYLPETIILTMDEWKSRITEYWFWDEGAAVLSKEEVLNSVRIGDTYDGDEIIVFKNEYFILPRHSEMIYKAGNTLEETINWLCSSGILTEAFSEREFEPFDPGNLIG from the coding sequence ATGGATGAAAAACGTATCTTAGCTATTATAAATAGAAATAAAATGAACTTCGACAATTATAAAATAATTCCAAATTACAAGACCAATAAAACAGACTTGTTTCTTGCTGAAAACGAAGATATTCTGGCTTGCGAAAAGACTTTGAATATTGTTTTTGATGAAGATTATAAAGAATATGTTTTGAATTACGGAAGTGGAATTCTGGGCGGAACTTACGTGCGTATTTATCTTCCTGAAACTATAATACTCACGATGGATGAATGGAAAAGCCGCATAACCGAATATTGGTTTTGGGATGAAGGTGCAGCTGTTTTATCAAAAGAGGAAGTGCTAAACTCAGTTCGAATTGGAGATACTTACGATGGAGATGAAATTATTGTTTTTAAAAACGAATATTTTATTTTGCCAAGACATAGCGAGATGATTTATAAAGCCGGGAATACACTGGAAGAAACTATAAACTGGTTGTGTTCCTCAGGGATTCTTACCGAAGCATTTTCTGAAAGAGAATTTGAACCTTTTGATCCGGGTAATTTGATAGGATAA
- a CDS encoding 2Fe-2S iron-sulfur cluster-binding protein: MDVLIKIKDREGVIHELQAPTDMAMNIMELCKAYELPVEGTCGGMAMCASCQCYVLNDVALPEMGDEEEAMLSEAFYVKSNSRLGCQIPITTELEGLELELAPEY; this comes from the coding sequence ATGGATGTATTAATAAAGATTAAAGATCGAGAAGGAGTTATACACGAGTTACAAGCTCCAACTGATATGGCAATGAATATAATGGAGTTATGCAAAGCATACGAACTACCTGTTGAAGGAACCTGTGGCGGAATGGCCATGTGTGCTTCTTGCCAGTGTTATGTTCTTAATGATGTTGCATTACCTGAAATGGGAGATGAAGAAGAAGCCATGCTGTCGGAAGCATTTTACGTTAAATCAAATAGCCGTTTGGGTTGTCAGATTCCAATTACTACCGAGTTAGAAGGATTAGAATTAGAATTAGCTCCTGAATACTAA
- a CDS encoding NifU family protein, whose translation MTTEELTNNVLLALDEIRPFLNSDGGDITLISIDDDKHVKVRLEGACISCSVNQMTLKAGVETTIKKYAPQIETVVNIM comes from the coding sequence ATGACAACAGAAGAATTAACAAACAACGTATTATTAGCTCTTGACGAAATCAGACCTTTTTTAAATTCTGACGGAGGAGACATTACGCTAATTTCTATAGACGATGACAAACATGTCAAAGTGCGTCTTGAAGGAGCATGTATTAGCTGTAGTGTAAACCAAATGACGCTAAAAGCGGGAGTTGAAACAACAATAAAAAAGTATGCCCCACAAATTGAAACTGTGGTAAATATAATGTAA
- a CDS encoding Mrp/NBP35 family ATP-binding protein, whose product MKLDRKEILKALETITIAGEGKNMVESGAVANVITFGDEVVVDLLLHTPAMHIKKRAEDDIKKTILELVSPDAKIKVNIKVEAKENPNEIKGKAIPGIKNIIAVASGKGGVGKSTVTANLAVTLAKMGFNVGILDADIYGPSMPIMFDVENEKPISINVDGKSKMKPVESYDIKILSIGFFTAPSQAVIWRGPMAAKALNQMIFDADWGDLDFMLIDLPPGTGDIHLSIMQSLPITGAVVVSTPQAVALADAKKGVAMFMQDNINVPVLGIIENMAYFTPEELPDNKYYIFGQEGAKNLAEDLDVPFLGEVPIVQSIREAGDYGRPAAMQTASVIETVFEEITRNVVQEVVNRNDTLPATEAIKITTMAGCSAVKK is encoded by the coding sequence ATGAAATTAGATAGAAAAGAAATTCTTAAAGCTCTAGAGACAATCACTATAGCCGGAGAAGGAAAAAATATGGTTGAAAGTGGTGCTGTTGCCAATGTTATCACTTTTGGTGATGAAGTTGTGGTAGATTTACTTTTACACACACCTGCAATGCACATTAAAAAAAGAGCCGAAGATGATATCAAAAAAACAATTCTTGAATTGGTATCTCCTGACGCAAAAATCAAAGTAAACATTAAGGTTGAAGCAAAGGAAAATCCTAATGAGATAAAAGGAAAAGCTATTCCTGGAATCAAAAATATTATTGCCGTTGCCTCTGGTAAAGGTGGTGTCGGGAAATCGACTGTTACTGCAAATCTTGCTGTAACACTTGCTAAAATGGGTTTTAATGTAGGTATTCTTGATGCAGATATTTACGGGCCATCGATGCCAATTATGTTTGATGTTGAAAACGAAAAACCAATTTCGATAAACGTTGATGGAAAATCAAAAATGAAACCTGTTGAAAGTTATGATATTAAAATACTTTCTATTGGTTTCTTTACTGCGCCAAGCCAAGCCGTAATCTGGAGAGGTCCAATGGCTGCAAAAGCATTGAACCAAATGATTTTTGATGCAGATTGGGGCGATTTAGACTTTATGTTAATCGACTTACCTCCAGGAACCGGAGATATTCACCTTTCGATCATGCAATCATTGCCAATTACCGGTGCTGTTGTAGTAAGTACTCCTCAGGCTGTGGCTCTTGCCGATGCTAAAAAAGGAGTGGCTATGTTCATGCAGGACAACATCAATGTTCCTGTTTTGGGAATTATCGAAAATATGGCGTACTTTACACCCGAAGAATTACCTGACAATAAATACTATATCTTTGGACAAGAAGGTGCAAAAAACCTGGCCGAAGATTTAGATGTTCCGTTTTTAGGTGAAGTACCAATTGTACAATCTATTCGTGAAGCCGGAGATTACGGTCGTCCTGCTGCAATGCAAACTGCATCTGTAATAGAAACTGTTTTTGAAGAAATCACCAGAAACGTTGTACAGGAAGTAGTAAACAGAAATGACACTTTACCTGCAACAGAAGCCATTAAAATTACAACTATGGCAGGTTGTTCAGCAGTTAAAAAATAA